From uncultured Desulfobacter sp.:
ACGTCGGACGGCGTGATTTCATTGATCTGGTTACGCAGTACCGGTGTGGCAACGCCCCTGACGCAGTAAAATAAAAAGAGAAAAAACAAGCCCCCTATACCACCCCAGAGCCCCATGAGAATGTAGCCGCCTGGGATACCCGCGGCAATAAACAGCATGGTGTTGTTGCGGCCCAGCTTTTCCTCTACCCGCCAGGCCCGCATGGATACGGCACCGGTGGCAAGATTCAGCAAAGGAATAATGATACCGTATATGCCCAAAGGCAGGGCAAGGTAAGCAAAATAGGGCTGAACAAACCAGGCCATGGCCAGGGTTGCTGTTCCCATAAGCGAAGAATAGAGTATAGCACCCCTGAGGGGTCTGTGTTCTATGAGAGAAAAGCGGACAATGCGCAGAATCTGTTTAAAGCTGGTGTGTCCTTTGAGCCGGGACCGTTCCGGTTCCACCAGGGTCAACGATGCAGGTATGGCACAAAAGGCGATAAGCGCCTGGAAAAAAAAGGGGGTTCTCAGGCTGGCCATGGCAATGAGCACCCCTAAAGGGGCGGCCACAGCTTCTGCAAAATTCCCGGCTGAGATCATCCGGCCTTCCACTTTAAGGTATTCCTTGTCTTTTTGGGCAGCCTGGAGGCTGTCATAGAGCAGGGCCGAATCGGATCCGGAGATAAAGCTTTGTCCTGCACCAAGGATGATTTCACAGATAAGAAAGGTCCAAAATCCGGTGGCAACGCAGTAAAGTGCAAAACCGGCAAAGCCCAGAATGCTGCCCAGGATCAGCGTGTTTTTTCTTCCCCATGCATCCCCAAGGTAACCGGAGGGCACCTCCAGCACAACAATGGTGAATGAATAGGCCGCTTTGAGCACGAAAAGCTCCTGGGCGGCCAGTCCGTTTTCCTTGTAAAAAAGGAAAAGGATGGGCATGGTCAGCATCAGCCATTTTGAAAGTTTAATAATATATAGCCGAATGATGTTTTTATCTGCAGCCCGGAACATTGGATTTGTCCTGTTTTTTTAAAAAAGACCGCAACATACCATATTATTTGATAAATCACTATAAAAATTCTCAGCGTTTATTATGTCTTTGTCAGTAAATAAGGGACAGACCACGGATGGTCTGTCCCTTATTTGTGTGAACGATAATATTACGTTTGCCTTCCAAAATTCAAACAGCAATTCTAAATTTGAGTCGGTCCGCCATCTTGCTCTTAATCTTGCTCGTGCTTTTGCTCGAAAATACTTGGAGCAAGAGCAAGAAAAAAACAAGCACGAAAGATAGTGCTTTATTAAATTTAGAATTGCTGAAATTCAAAAATCTGTCTTGACAATTTGGGGGATATATTGTTCAGATGCTGTTAATGTTTGAATGATACCGACATCATCGTTTCTTTTTGAATTAAAAATATGAACTGGAAGACTCAATGAGTCAATATTATACTGTCTCAGAGTTATTTGATGCCTGTGGTGTGTTATTTGGACCTGAAGTCGAGGTTTCCATAGAATTTTTAAAATATCTGCAACCCTCTGGAATTAAGGATGCATACCGCTGCCAGGCATTTGAAATGCATCCGGATCGTGCCGCTGTATTGGGCAAGGATGAAAAATTCTTAAATGAGCGGTTTCAAACCCTCACACAAGCCTATGAACGTTTACTCGCCGCTATAAAAGGGGATGGGCGCGTTTTGATGCAACAATCAAAGCCCCGGCCAGCCAAGCGCCGACCAAGGTATCGGAAATCGCCGGAAAAGCCTGACCCATATTCCGGCAATGATCATTTCTATTCTGATAAGGGAACCGTACCCAACAGGAAACTGTTGATTGGTCAATATCTGTATTATTCAGGATATATATCCTGGAATACACTTATTGAAATTATTGTCCGGCAACGTAGAGATCGTCCGCCGATCGGCCGGATTGCGGTTAATTGGGGCTTAATTGATTCAGACATATTACAGTATATTCTCGCCAATCGTAAATTCAATGAAAAATTTGGTAATTATGCCGTTCGAAATGGATATTTTACACAGGGTAACCTTTTGGCGCTTTTATACAAACAAAAAAAGCTTCAGCGCCCAATCGGCCAATATTTACTGGAATACGGCTTTAGGCCTGACGTATTGGAACAGCTGGTTAAAAAACAGAAAATCCATAACCGGAATACAAAATTTAAATGATCGATTATTTCCGTCCTGTAAAATAGGGGATAGTGTATAAGTAGCCCCGGAAGAAAGGTTCTGGGCTGAACCACGGTGAAAAACCAGGTCAGCCCGTGGCCGTTTCAAAGAAAGGGCCTTTTCACCGATCAGGATGAAAAATCATACCCGCGTTCGCCGTGAAGTGACTGGTCAAGCCCCCTGTATTCACTTTCTTCATCCAGTCTGAAGCCCACGGTTTTTTCTACAATAACGCACAGGATAATGGTTGCGACGCCTGCGAGCAGTATAGTCGCTCCCAATCCTTTGAGCTGTACGAGTAACTGATCAAAAACTGTCCAGGTCCGACCGGCGGCTTCACTGGCTGATGCCATCCAGGAATCCCGGATGAAAAAACTGAGCAGAATGACTCCCAGCGCGCTGCCTACACCGTGGATTCCGAAACAGTCCAGTGTATCATCATACCCCAGCTTTATTTTGACTTGAAGCGCATAAAAACAGACCACGGTAGAAGCCGCTCCCAGGAATAGAGCGCCCAGGGGCTGGACCACTGCGGCTGCCGGGGTGATCACCACTAGGCCGGCCAGGGTGCCGGAGGCAAAACCAAGAGCCGATGCCTTTCGGTAGATAATCCCTTCGATACACAGCCAGACCAGCGCGCCACTGGCTGCGGAAATCTGGGTCATGGTCAGGGCTCTGCACGAGTCCAGCCCACTCTGAAGGGTGGAGCCGGCATTAAAACCAAACCAGCCGACCCACAGCAGCCCGGCACCGATGAGGGTCATGGTCAAGTTATTGGGAGGGGTGGCAATTTTGGGATGTCCCAGTCTGGGTCCCAGATAAAGGGCTGCCACCAGGGCGCTGGTACCGGCCGATACATGAATGACGAGTCCTCCGGCCAGGTCAATCACTCCTGCGGCACCCGCATTGAACAGCCAGCCGTCTGATGCCCATACCCAGTGACACAGTGGTGTGTAAACAATCAGGAACCATAGAGAAATAAACAGGATATATCCCCTTAAATAGATCCGCTCTGCCAGGGCACCGCTGATTAATGCCGGCGTTATGATGGCAAATTTACCTTGGAACATGGCAATGATATATTCCGGGATTCCATCGGTCACGGCTTCATCAATCCCCTTGAGAAAAAAGAAATCACTGTTCCACCCGACAAGTCCGCCCATAATGCTCTCGCCAAAAGTCAATGAATACCCGCAGACCACCCAGAGCACACCGATAACTGCCATGGCCACAAAGGTATGCATCATGGTGCCCAGAACATTTTTTGCCCGTACCAGGCCGCCGTAAAACATGGCCAGGCCTGGCATCATGAGTAGAACAAGGGCCGTTGAAATAAGCATCCAGCTCGTATTCCCGCTGTCAATTACTGTACCGTCTCCAGCGACTGCAGCCAGCGGAGTTCCAAAAATAACAAAAAAGAAAGAAATATGCTGCTTGTTTACCATGATCATGCTCCATTGTTGTTTATTCCAAAAATTTTTAGTAAAAAGCAATAGACATGCCATGTCCTGATAATAATTTATCATTCATTGTAACAAATTATAATAAAAGGAAAAAATTTTTAGAGCTGGGTTATGTCATTCTGTTAGAACCCTTACTATATCGATGTATTCCAAATATGTAGATAAAAACGACAAATAATATTACATAATTGAAATAAACAGATTGATTGTTTTTGCTTATTGTTGTTTATTCCAAAAATTTTAAGTAAAACAACAATAGATACGCCATATTTTGTTGATAATCTATTGTTTGTCGTAACGTATTATAATAAATGGAATTAATTTTCTGAGTTGGTTAGTGTTGATCTGTCGTTAACCCTTCCCAAACGATCTGTTTCAATTATGTAGAAAAAAAAGACGGAAAAGATTACATAATTGAAATAAAAGACAGGTGTTTTCTTTTGAAACTATATAATATCTGACCGAAAACCTGGAAATTTTGTTGAGTACAAGGCGGTCGGAAATTTTAACCACAGGCATATATTGAATATTCCGAGGATTAAAATTTCCGGCCAACGAAGTAATCGGCAAAATTTACGGTTTTCGGTCGGGCACTATATGATGAGGGTGTTGGTCTTCTGGACTATTGACATGAAATTTGGGGGAATTGGGACCATTTTCATGGGATTGCAGCCGATTCATCAATTACCAAGCAGGCCCTTAGAGCCTGCCTAAAAATTAGGAAGAAGTTCTCATGAGATGTCGCTTCGATCCTCTAATTTTTAAACAGGCGCTTAATCTTCTGAAGAAGGGGCTTCAAGTATATCAGGATCAGATTTTTTTTCAATTTCAAGGATGGGCGATTCCGGTCCGGGCAGTCTGCTTAAACTTAACTGATACTCACGGATATGGGTTTCTGCTTCCAAAGCCTTTTTGGCCAGAAGATATCGTAGGTAAAGAAACCAGGCAAAAATTAAAAGAATTGCCATGCCGGCAATGGCAAAAAACCACCCATACCGTTCAATGATTTCAAGACCGGTTTGACCGATAAAGGAAATCAGATTTGGTAGCACCCAAAAAGCAAGCACAACCAGGAATGTGCCCGCACCGATTATAAAAATGTTCATACGGTTAATCTGGGCTAAAAATTCATCCATTTTCCCGGTGGGCTCAGCGTCCGCATTCCCCGTTGCCTGGGGCTCCTCCTGCTTTTTACCCGCAAGCCTTGAGAAGGCTGATATAATAAAGGCAAATAAAAGCGTAAATCCTAAAGGAAGGCCAAGGGCTGTGGCAAACCAGGCCCTGAACGGAAAAGGCTCTGTCCGGGTGACCAGCTTTTTTTCATAATTTTCAAAGGGACCGAAGGTTGCTTCAAAATAATACTTTTTAAACTCGGTCAAATGCTTTCCATCAGTTTCGTAAATGACTGTTCCTGAATCATTCAGAACCTGCAGGGTATGCTTTGTTCCGGATTTTGCAGAAAAAATGAAGAAAATATAAAGTTCCACGAAAATCAGCACCATGGCAACGATAATCATCAGGGGCTTGTTTTGTAAAAATGAATTTTTAATGTTCATAACTTGCCTTGTTTTTGATTGCACTTCTTATCTTTCAAATAAAAGGCCCCCCACTTTTATAAAAAAGTCAGTGTAACCTACACAGACTTTTTAACTTTCGTTGTAGGCTGAACCACACTATAAAAACAGGTTGGCCTGGGGCTGTTTATATTGAGCCTTAATTCAACCGTTAAAATTGTATAGAAATTAACCCGTCTCAGCGACCCTGTCAATTTATTAATCCGGTCGTGATTTGTTCACTGGCAGCATGTGGCTTTTCCTATATCAAACTTTGATTTTGCAACGTGCCGGTCATTTTTTCGTCATTTAATATTCAAGATGAATCAATGGAAGCAAATTGAAATATGTGCTTATTTATGAAACAAAGAAGAGGGGTAAAAAGAAAAGTTATATTGCGGCGTTGTTTTCATGGTCCGTATGAATTAGGTCCTAAAAAACTTGCCCATTTTGCTATATCCTGGAGCGCGGGCGTCCCGCTGTGGGCGGGACGCTCGCGCTCCAGGGTTAAATTATTTCGACTCGTTCATTAGGAATACATTAGGTTACCCATAAGGGCCAATGTTCTGATAAGCTGGTAGACATAGCCCATCTCATTGTCATACCAGGATACCACCCTGACTTCATAAATTTTGGTTCCGCACCGCTGGGCTAGTGTTTGCGTGGAATCAAAAAGAGACCCATAGCTCGTGCCGATTATATCGCTTGACACCAGTTCCTCGTCAGAATATCCAAAGGATTCATTCGCCGCGTTGTGCATGGCTTCATTAATGCCTTCAACAGACACGGTTTCGGTTTCATCCTTTAAGGTTGCGTCAAGAATGGTGATGGAACCCGAAGGAACCGGAACGCGCTGTGCCGAACCGATCAGTTTGCCGTCAAGTTCGGGGATGACAAGACCAATGGCTTTTGCAGCACCGGTTGAATTGGGTACGATGTTGATTGCACCGGCCCTTGCCCGGCGGAAGTCACCTTTGCGGTGCGGGCCGTCAAGGATCATCTGATCGCCTGTGTATGCATGGATTGTTGTCATAAAGCCGGTTCTTAATTCACGATACTCATTCAACGCCTTTGCCATGGGGGCAAGGCAGTTGGTTGTGCATGACGCAGCGGAAACCACAAGTTCATCGCCTTTAAGTATATGATGATTTACACCATAAACAATGGTTGGCAGGTCATTGCCTGCCGGGGCAGAAACAAGAACCCTTTTCGCACCGGCATCAATATGTGCCTGGCTTTTGGCCTTTGAGCAGAAAAATCCGGTGCATTCAAGAACAATATCCACCCCTATGCTGCCCCAGGGAAGATTTTTTGGATCGGCATCTTTGTAAACCGGGATTTTTTTGCCGTCAATAATAAGCGCTTCTCCATCGCACTCAACTGTATGATCTGAATACCGGCCCTGAACACTGTCATACTTGAGAAGATGTGCCAGCATTTTAGGTTCTGTCAAATCGTTAATCGCTACAATTTCAAACCGGTCATCTCCAAAGAGTTTCCGGAAAGAAAGTCTTCCTATTCTTCCAAAACCATTAATAGCAACTTTAAGCATAATACTTCCTTTTTTTGAATATTAGATGCAAAGACAGGAGCGACAGTAACTGAAACAAGTAATGGTAAGCCACAACCTGTCATGAAAAAAGAATTTGTCTTGCTCAGTTGGAAACGTGGATTGTCAAATCCTGAATAATATTAGGCCAACAGGTTGCTTACTGTCAACCAAACCATGAAAAAATAACACTCAATGATCAAGCTTTTGTTAATTTGCCCAACTTCGGCGTTGGGAAAAAAATTTTAAATCCTCAAAATATATTGTATATTCATCCGGTTAAAAATTGTTTCCGCCTTGAATTTGAACAAATTCCCTAAAAAATTTGATGATCGAATAACAGAAATATAAATTTTATCTACGGGTCAACGACCTTCGATGGATTTGCGACCAGTTATAGTCGATACTGAATACCGATACCTCCCTGATACAGGGTTTTGGCGTAGGTGACTTCCGGACGTCCTGTGGAAAGGTCTGCAGCAGTGGCATCTTTGTAAAAATACCCGGAAAACCCCAGGATCAGGGTCAATTTTTCGGTCATTCTGTACCTTGCGCCGACGGCAAAGGCATGGCAGTCAAGAGGCGGACTCATCTGCTCAATGATGCCGAAGTTTTCAGGTTTCATGTCCACGTCAATATAAAGATAACCGGCTGTCAGGGACCAGGCAGCATTGACATCGTATTGAAGGGCCAGGGCCAGATCAAAGGAGTTGCCGTCCACGGCGTAATTTTGGGTATCCCAATCCGCATCCGTTTCAAAGTAAAGGGAAAATGAGGGCTTGAGCGTGAGCTTAGAAAGGATTTTCCACTCAAGACCGAGGGCCAGTACGGCCGGAAGATCTCTGGCATAGCTTTGGCCGTCCTCCCGGCCAAAGGCATCAAGAAGGATCAGCCCGAACGGATTTGATCCGTCTGTTTCAGTGTCCCAGTCCAAATTGACCTGCGATTCATACCGGATACCGATATTGAGCTTGTCCGAAGGGTGGATGTCGATACCGATCACTCCGCCGAAACCGTCCGCTTCCTGATCGTATTTGGCCAGGATATAATCGCCTTTGTAGGTTCCGTGGAGATCCACTTCCTTGTCGGTTCTCACGTACCTGACCCCGGCGGCAACGGAGACCATAGGGTGAAGAGCGTACGAGACGCCTGTGGTAAAGGTGTAATCATAGCTTTTAGCGTAGGCATAGGGTTGGGAAAGCGTCCCGCCAGGCTCAATGGCTGGGTTGAACGCACCGGCTGACATTAGATTTTCAACGGTTTTGGTAATGATGTTGCCGTTTTCGTATTCGGTCTCTCCGCCGCCGCCATTAATGGTAAAAGACCCCCATAAGGCCCACTTTTCACGTTTGTGGACCCCGAAGGCCATGGGGGCGATCAGTTTGGTATTGGCGGTTTGGGTTACCCCGTTGAATTCATGGTCATAATCAAAGATAAAGGGCAAAATATCGACTTCCAGGTATGTCCCGTTTTTAAGGTGCATCAAGCCGGCAGGGTTGTACGCCGCGGCATCCGCACCGTCTGTTGCGGCATTGCGGCTGAGGCTGCCCGCATATGCCGATGAAAAGTTCTGCTTGTTGTCAATACCACCGCCGGACGCAGGAACGGCCGTTCCCAAAATCAATACGATCAAAAACCATTTTTTCACCATTTCTTTCTTTCCACCTTCCTGTAGTCAATTGATTTCAACGCTTATTCAACGGCCGTTTGCCTAGTTTTATATCCCTGTACCTGAAAACCAGTTTTTAAAAATTCGGACATGCATACGTTTTGTTTGAACGCGTGTCAACTGGAAAGATTTGAAATTGAGATTCGTTTGTATCCGGGTTCCAATCTTCAAATTATTTTACACTGATTTTTTTACAGGCTTAGTTATGTTGATAGGTAATTTATTTTGGCTCTTGTCGCGTTTTGGGGTCTTATTTTTATGGCTGTTCATAATAATTTGAAATTATTGACAATACGCATAGTGACGCAGATCGTAAGCCCTTGTTGTATTTGATATAAATTCAGAATGTTGGAGTAAATACGCTTTAAAAGACCCTGAAACGCGACATGAGCCTTAGACCAAATTGATTCTACCTGAAAATCAATATTGAAACTTATTTTGTATGCCCCTGGAATGCAAGGCACAGCAGTTCTAAATTTGAGTCGGTACACCCTCTTGCTCTTAATCTTGCTCTTGCTCGAAATAATACTTTGAGCAAGAGCAAAAAAAAGCACGCATGCAATTACCCTGCTCAATACGGGTCTATTCATACACCGTATGTCGCCGGGGATCAAAGGCTTCCCTGATGCCCTCACCGATAAAGGTGACGGTCATCAACGTCACCACAAGGGCTGAAACAACAGCAGCGGAAATCCACCAGGCTTCCATGTTCTGCCAGCCCTGGGATAAAAGTTCTCCCCAGGAGGGGGTGGGTGCAGGCAGGCCGAACCCGAGGTAGTCCAGGGAGGTTAAAGCCACAATGCCGCCGGAAATGGCAAAGGGCGCATAGGTAACGATCACGGAAATGGTGTTGGGAATAATGTGCCTGAAAATGATCCGAAAGTGTGAAGCGCCCAAGGACCGGACCGCAAGAATATATTCGCGTTCCTTTTCCCGGTAGGTCATGGTGCGCATCACCCAGGTAATGGAAATCCAGCCGAAAAAGGCCATGATCAGAATCAGGATCATGAAGCTTGGCACCACAATGGAAGAAACAATAATAATTACATACAGAAACGGGATATTGCTCCAGATCTCAATGACCCGTTGAAAGAACAGGTCAAATTTTCCTCCGAAATAGCCCATGGCACAGCCCAGGGATATGCCCACAGTATAATTAAAAAACAGTAACCCCAGAGAAAAAAGAATGGCCGTACGAAATCCGTACACAAGACGGGCCAGCACATCCCGGCCAACATTGTCCGTGCCCAGGAAATGCCGATTGGAAAAGGAAGGCGGAAACGGCGGGTATTCATTGAGGCGCAGGTCGTTTTCATAGGGGTTATACGGTACCGGCGGCATAATCACAAAGCCTGCCCCCTCTTCCCTGTCCATTTCCTGTTTCAGTTCCCGGTAATTGGTCTCATAGGAATAATCCAGGCCAAAGGTTTTGCCCGGGATCATATTTGCGTAGGTGGGGAAATAAAACGCTCCCTGGTAATAGACCACAAGTGCTCGGGAATTAATAAACACCTCGGCAAAAAAGGAGATAAACATCAAAATCAGAATGATCACAAGGGACCAGAAGCCTCTTTTGACACTACGAAAGCGCCTGAATTGCTCCTTTGCCACCGGATTTAATACCGCCATGCAGCACTCCCTATTTAAATCGAACCCGTGGATCTACTATGGCTACACACACATCAGACAAAATATTTCCCACCATGAACAGCAGGGATGAAATTACAAGTATCCCCATCACCACCGGGTAATCCCGGTCCAAAATGGATTCATATCCTAAAAGGCCCATACCATCGATATTAAAGACCTTCTCAATAAGAAATGATCCCATCAGAAGAATGGAAATATTGTTGCCGAAACTGGTGGCAATGGGGATCAGGCTGTTACGAAGGGCATGGCGGAAGATGGCCTGTTTAAAGCTTAAGCCCTTGGCAATGGCCGTGCGCACATAATCGGCAGCCAGGTTGTCCATGAGCGTATTTTTCATCAAAAGGGTCATCACGGTAAAGGAGCCGATCACATAAGAAAGAAGCGGCAGCACGGTATGCCATGCCACATCCCTTATTTTTTCCCAAAGCGTCATATCGGTAAAATAATCGGATGCAAGTCCGCCCAACGGGACCAAATCCATACGGGAAGCAAAGATCACCAGCATGATAACACCGGCCACCCAGCCCGGGATGGCGTAGCCTGTAAAAATAACCGCGGAAGTTATATTATCAAACCCGCTGTTGTGGCGTACCGCCTTGGCCATGCCCAGGGGAATACAGACGCCGTAGATGACGACCAGGCTCAATACCCCGAAATAAAGGGATATGGGAATGCGCTCTTTAACCATGTCCCACACCGGGTCCTGGTAGCGGGTGGACCGGCCCAAATCCCCCTTGAGCACCTTGAGAAGCCAAATACCATAGCTTTGAAGCACAGGTTTATCAAATCCGTAATAGGCTTCAAGTTTTTTGATCTGGTCGTCGGACAAAGGCTGACCCTGGCCAGCCTGGGCTCTGGAACCGCCGCCCTGGTCGCCCATCTGCATGGCCCTGGTTTCGGCAATGATGCGCTCAATGGGGCCACCCGGGACAAAGCGGGTGATGGTAAACACCATGATGGTGATGCCGATGAAGGTGGGGATCACTAAAAGTAGCCGTCTGATAAAATACGCTGTCACAGGATGAAAACGCCCTCCCCTATTGGAACGCCTGTGCCGTATGGCAGAAATGATATGGCCTGGAACACAGGAAGGAATTTAGATTCTGTGTTCCAGGAGTTATTTAAGGCGTTTACAGCTTAATTGGATACGGTTTCAAAAACAGATTCCAGGGCCTTGTCCAGAAACTCAGGCTTGGTGCCGCCGGCCTGGGCCATTTCCGGCCGACCGCCACCACCGCCACCCACGATACCGGCAGCGATTTTAACAATATTGCCGGCCTTAAAAGTCTTGGTCAGATCGTCGGTAACCATGGAAATAAGCAATGCTTTGCCGTTGGATTCGGCACCCAGCAACAGCACGCCCGAGCCTAGTCTATTCTTGAATTTATCTGCCAGGTCCCGGAGTTGGGATGGATTTTCAATTTCCACCCGCTTGGACAGCACTGTAACCCCATTGATCTGCCTGATATTGTCATCAATGTCGTCAACAGATTTGGACGCAATTTTGGCCTTAATTGCAGATAGCTCTTTCTCCACAGCCTTTTTCTCTGCCACAAATGCTTCAATCCGGTCCACCACATCATCTTTATTACTTTTCAGAAGGTCAGCCACTTTTTCCAGGGCAGACTGATCTGCATGAACCGTTTCAAGGGCGGCAAGTCCTGTCACGGCTTCAATACGGCGCACCCCCGAGGCAATCCCCCCCTCGGAAAGGATACGGAACAACCCGATGTCGCCGGTGGCACGGGTATGGGTACCGCCGCACAGTTCCTGGGAAAAAGCCCCCTGGGAAACCACCCGGACCACATCCCCGTATTTTTCCTCAAACAGAGCCGTGGCACCGGAGCGGACTGCTTCTTCCATGTCCATCTCCTTTGTGACGACCGCATGGTTCTCAATGATATGGGTATTGACCTGTGTTTCAATGGCAGCAAGCTCTTCGGGCGTAACCGCGCTGAAATGGGTAAAGTCAAATCGCAGCCTGTCCGGGGTAACCAGCGAGCCTGACTGCTTGACATGGTCGCCTAAAACCTTGCGAAGCGCAGCATGCAGGATATGGGTGGCCGAATGGTTTGCCGCCGTGGCCCGGCGAAGCGCTGCATCCACCTTAAGGGTAAATGTATCGCCTTTTTTGCAGCTACCCTTGATGACTTTTCCCTTGTGTATAAAAAGACCGGAAGGATCCTTGACCGTATCTGTAATCTCAATAACGCAGGCATTATTTTCAAACAAACCACTGTCTCCGGCCTGCCCCCCGGATTCAGCATAAAATACGGTTTCCGAGGTAACGACCTCAATTTCGTCACCCGTACCGGCCGTATCAACTTCAGCATCATCCTTAACCACGATGAGCAGATCACTTTGCATTTCAACGGCATCATAGCCTTTGAATACGGTTTTCACACCCGCCGAGGTCAAGGGTTTATAGGCATCTCCCACACCGGCAAATTTCTTTTTGGACTTGGATCTGGCTTTCTGTTCAGCCATGGCCGCATCAAACCCGTCCAGATCCAGGGTAATATCCATCTCCTTGACATGATCCTGGATAATGTCCACAGGGAATCCAAAGGTATCGTAAAGCTTGAAGATTACCCCACCCGGAATGACATTCTCTTGTCGTTCTTTAAGGTCCTCAATCGTTGCCTCCAAAAGCTTCATGCCGTGTTCAAGGGTTTCAAGGAACTTTTCCTCTTCGTTTTTCACCACGTTAAGGATAAAAGCGGCAGATTCTTTAAGCTCCGGATAGGCTTCATCCATAATGGAGAACACCGTTTGAACGGTTTGGTCTAAAAAGGGTTTGGTCAGCCCAATGCTCCGGCCGTAGCGGATGGCCCGCCGCATGATCCGACGAAGCACATATCCACGTCCCTCATTGGACGGCAGCACCCCGTCACAGATCAAAAAGGCCGATGATCTTGAATGGTCGGCAATGACCTTCATAGCCACTTCCACTTCCTTGGATTCACCCCGTTTTTTGCCGGATAGTTCCTCGACTCGTTCCATAATAGGAACAAAAAGGTCGGTATCAAAGTTAGTGGGTACGTCTTGGAGTACGGAAATAATTCGTTCAAGGCCCATGCCGGTGTCAATACTGGGTTTGGGCAAAGGCGCCATGGTGCCGTCTTCACTCCTTTCAAACTGCATGAACACCAGGTTCCACAACTCCAGCCATCGGTCGCAATCACAACCCACGGCGCAGTTGG
This genomic window contains:
- the alaS gene encoding alanine--tRNA ligase, with translation MTGNEARKIFLEYFKKHNHRHVRSSSLVPQDDPTLLFVNAGMVQFKRVFTGDEKRDYTTAVTSQKCVRAGGKHNDLENVGYTARHHTFFEMLGNFSFGEYFKEKAIDFAWDLLTNGYGFDAEKLYVSVYKDDDQAFEIWNKQVGLPAERISRLGDEDNFWAMGDTGPCGPCSEIHIDRGKEFGCDDPNCAVGCDCDRWLELWNLVFMQFERSEDGTMAPLPKPSIDTGMGLERIISVLQDVPTNFDTDLFVPIMERVEELSGKKRGESKEVEVAMKVIADHSRSSAFLICDGVLPSNEGRGYVLRRIMRRAIRYGRSIGLTKPFLDQTVQTVFSIMDEAYPELKESAAFILNVVKNEEEKFLETLEHGMKLLEATIEDLKERQENVIPGGVIFKLYDTFGFPVDIIQDHVKEMDITLDLDGFDAAMAEQKARSKSKKKFAGVGDAYKPLTSAGVKTVFKGYDAVEMQSDLLIVVKDDAEVDTAGTGDEIEVVTSETVFYAESGGQAGDSGLFENNACVIEITDTVKDPSGLFIHKGKVIKGSCKKGDTFTLKVDAALRRATAANHSATHILHAALRKVLGDHVKQSGSLVTPDRLRFDFTHFSAVTPEELAAIETQVNTHIIENHAVVTKEMDMEEAVRSGATALFEEKYGDVVRVVSQGAFSQELCGGTHTRATGDIGLFRILSEGGIASGVRRIEAVTGLAALETVHADQSALEKVADLLKSNKDDVVDRIEAFVAEKKAVEKELSAIKAKIASKSVDDIDDNIRQINGVTVLSKRVEIENPSQLRDLADKFKNRLGSGVLLLGAESNGKALLISMVTDDLTKTFKAGNIVKIAAGIVGGGGGGRPEMAQAGGTKPEFLDKALESVFETVSN